A region from the Pseudomonas sp. P8_229 genome encodes:
- a CDS encoding polyurethanase: protein MGLFDYKNADGKALYSDAIALTLYAYTPTGQPLPATAWKPVFATALGYQGKVGAQGTFFGEKDGFTSAEAEVLGKYDAAGKLVGIGVAFRGTGGLGYSDTFGDMKNNLLAAIGPSDYASQYAKNAFDNLLKAVAAFAIANGIAAKDVLFSGHSLGGLGVNSVAELSTSNWGGFFKDANYIAFASPTQSSTGNNVLNIGYENDPVFRALDGTTFSSGSLGKHDGPHESTTDNIVNFNDNYASTAQNLVPFSIVNPLNWSAHGSLGYADGLNRVIDSTFYHLTHKDSTIIVSNLEQASRGKTWVEDLGRSGEPHTGSTFIIGTQSNDWLKGGAGNDFLEGLGGDDRFRDDGGFNILLGGQGHNTLELQKPLQNFSFANDGDGTLYVRDAYGGISMTRDIGALVSKESGSWWGSKEITWGVTAKGLTNGSELTQYSHSLNGDAYGNALHASADGDWLFGLGGDDQLISDKGHVTFVGGAGNDVMTAVGGNNTFLFSGAFGFDAINGYQGSDKLVFMGVEGAGQGYDYKQHAAQSGADTVLKIGEYAVTLVGVGVANLSDSAFVFA from the coding sequence ATGGGATTGTTCGATTACAAAAATGCCGATGGCAAAGCGTTGTACAGCGACGCCATCGCGCTGACGCTGTATGCCTACACCCCGACCGGTCAGCCTTTGCCGGCCACCGCCTGGAAGCCGGTTTTCGCGACGGCGCTGGGTTATCAGGGCAAGGTCGGGGCGCAAGGCACGTTCTTCGGCGAGAAGGACGGCTTCACCAGCGCCGAGGCCGAAGTGCTCGGCAAGTACGATGCGGCCGGCAAGCTGGTCGGTATCGGCGTGGCCTTTCGTGGCACCGGCGGGCTGGGTTACAGCGACACTTTCGGCGACATGAAGAACAACCTGCTAGCCGCCATCGGGCCATCGGATTACGCGAGTCAATACGCGAAAAACGCCTTCGACAACCTGCTCAAGGCTGTCGCTGCGTTCGCCATTGCCAATGGTATTGCGGCCAAGGACGTGCTGTTCAGCGGCCACAGCCTCGGCGGTCTCGGGGTCAACAGCGTGGCTGAGTTGAGCACCAGCAACTGGGGCGGGTTCTTCAAGGACGCCAACTACATTGCATTCGCTTCGCCGACCCAGAGCAGCACCGGCAACAACGTGCTGAACATCGGTTACGAAAACGATCCGGTGTTCCGCGCCCTGGACGGCACCACGTTCAGCAGCGGGTCGCTGGGCAAACACGACGGGCCGCATGAGTCGACCACCGACAACATCGTCAACTTCAACGACAACTACGCGTCCACCGCGCAGAACCTGGTGCCGTTCAGTATCGTCAATCCGCTGAACTGGTCGGCCCATGGCTCGCTGGGGTATGCCGATGGCTTGAACCGGGTGATCGACTCGACGTTCTACCACCTGACGCACAAGGACTCGACCATCATCGTCTCCAACCTGGAGCAAGCGTCCCGGGGCAAGACCTGGGTCGAGGATCTGGGGCGCAGCGGCGAGCCGCACACCGGCAGCACCTTCATCATCGGCACCCAGAGCAACGACTGGCTCAAGGGCGGGGCGGGCAACGACTTCCTCGAAGGGCTGGGCGGCGATGACCGTTTCCGCGATGACGGTGGTTTTAACATCCTCCTCGGTGGCCAGGGCCACAACACCTTGGAACTGCAGAAACCATTGCAGAACTTCAGCTTCGCCAACGACGGTGACGGCACCCTGTACGTACGCGATGCCTATGGCGGCATCAGCATGACCCGCGACATCGGCGCGCTGGTGAGCAAGGAGTCGGGATCGTGGTGGGGCAGCAAGGAGATCACCTGGGGCGTGACGGCCAAGGGACTGACCAATGGCAGCGAACTGACCCAGTACAGCCATTCGCTCAACGGCGATGCTTACGGCAACGCGCTGCACGCCAGCGCCGACGGTGACTGGCTGTTCGGTCTGGGTGGCGATGACCAACTGATCAGCGACAAGGGCCACGTGACCTTCGTCGGTGGTGCCGGCAACGACGTGATGACGGCGGTGGGTGGCAACAACACCTTCCTGTTCAGCGGCGCGTTCGGTTTCGACGCGATCAATGGCTACCAGGGCAGCGACAAACTGGTGTTCATGGGCGTCGAAGGCGCGGGGCAGGGTTACGACTACAAGCAGCATGCTGCGCAGTCTGGCGCTGATACGGTGCTGAAGATTGGCGAATATGCCGTGACCCTGGTCGGGGTTGGAGTGGCTAACCTGTCGGACTCGGCGTTCGTCTTCGCCTAG
- a CDS encoding polyurethanase: MGVYDYKNFGTADSKALFSDAMAITLYSYHNLDNGFAAGYQHNGFGLGLPATLVTALLGGTDSQGVIPGIPWNPDSEKLALDAVKKAGWTPITASQLGYDGKTDARGTFFGEKAGYTTAQVEILGKYDAQGHLTEIGVAFRGTSGPRENLILDSIGDVINDLLAAFGPKDYAKNYVGEAFGNLLNDVVAFAKANGLTGKDVLVSGHSLGGLAVNSMADLSGGKWGGFFADSNYIAYASPTQSSTDKVLNVGYENDPVFRALDGSTFTGASVGVHDAPKESATDNIVSFNDHYASTAWNLLPFSILNIPTWISHLPTAYGDGMNRIIESKFYDLTSKDSTIIVANLSDPARANTWVQDLNRNAETHKGSTFIIGSDSNDLIQGGSGNDYLEGRAGNDTFRDGGGYNVILGGAGNNTLDLQQSVNKFDFANDGAGNLYIRDANGGISITRDIGSIVTKEPGFLWGLFKDDVTHSVTASGLKVGNNVTQYESSVKGTSGADTLKAHATGDWLFGLDGNDHLIGGAGNDVFVGGAGNDLMESGGGADTFLFNGAFGQDRVVGFTSNDKLVFLGVQGVLPADDFRAHATTVGQDTVLTFGNDSVTLVGVALNSLHADGIVIA; this comes from the coding sequence ATGGGTGTGTATGACTACAAGAACTTCGGCACAGCCGATTCCAAGGCGTTGTTCAGCGATGCCATGGCGATCACGCTGTATTCCTACCACAACCTCGATAATGGCTTTGCCGCCGGCTATCAGCACAATGGCTTCGGTCTCGGTCTGCCCGCCACTCTGGTCACGGCGCTGCTCGGCGGCACCGATTCGCAAGGGGTGATTCCCGGCATTCCGTGGAACCCCGACTCGGAAAAACTCGCCCTCGACGCGGTGAAAAAGGCGGGCTGGACACCCATCACTGCTTCGCAGCTGGGTTACGACGGCAAGACTGACGCCCGGGGAACCTTCTTCGGCGAAAAGGCCGGTTACACCACGGCGCAGGTCGAGATCCTCGGCAAGTACGACGCTCAGGGCCATCTCACGGAAATCGGCGTGGCCTTTCGCGGCACCAGCGGCCCGCGGGAAAACCTGATCCTCGACTCCATCGGCGACGTGATCAACGACCTGCTGGCGGCCTTCGGTCCCAAGGATTACGCCAAGAACTACGTCGGCGAAGCGTTCGGCAATCTGCTCAACGATGTGGTGGCGTTCGCCAAGGCCAACGGCCTCACCGGCAAGGACGTGCTGGTCAGCGGCCACAGCCTTGGCGGGCTGGCAGTCAACAGCATGGCCGACCTGAGCGGCGGCAAGTGGGGCGGGTTCTTCGCCGACTCCAACTACATCGCCTACGCCTCGCCGACCCAGAGCAGCACTGACAAGGTGCTCAACGTCGGTTACGAAAACGATCCGGTATTCCGCGCCCTCGACGGCTCGACCTTCACCGGCGCCTCGGTCGGCGTGCACGATGCGCCCAAGGAATCGGCCACCGACAACATTGTCAGCTTCAACGATCATTACGCCTCGACCGCGTGGAATCTGCTGCCGTTCTCCATCCTCAACATCCCGACCTGGATCTCGCACCTGCCGACTGCGTACGGCGACGGCATGAACCGGATCATCGAGTCGAAGTTCTACGACCTGACCAGCAAGGACTCGACGATCATCGTCGCCAACCTGTCGGACCCGGCGCGGGCCAACACCTGGGTGCAGGACTTGAACCGCAACGCCGAAACCCACAAGGGCAGCACCTTCATCATCGGCAGCGACAGCAACGACCTGATCCAGGGCGGCAGCGGCAACGACTACCTCGAAGGTCGCGCCGGCAACGACACCTTCCGTGATGGTGGCGGCTACAACGTCATCCTCGGCGGCGCCGGCAACAACACCCTCGACTTGCAGCAATCGGTGAACAAGTTCGACTTCGCCAACGACGGCGCCGGTAACCTGTACATCCGCGACGCCAACGGCGGAATCAGCATCACCCGCGACATCGGCAGCATCGTCACCAAGGAGCCGGGCTTTCTCTGGGGCCTGTTCAAGGATGACGTAACCCACAGCGTCACGGCCAGCGGCCTGAAGGTCGGCAACAACGTCACCCAGTATGAATCCAGCGTCAAAGGCACCAGCGGCGCCGACACGCTCAAGGCGCATGCCACGGGTGACTGGCTGTTCGGTCTGGACGGCAATGACCACCTGATCGGCGGTGCCGGCAACGATGTGTTTGTCGGTGGCGCCGGCAATGACCTGATGGAGTCGGGGGGCGGTGCGGACACGTTCCTCTTCAACGGCGCGTTTGGTCAGGACCGGGTGGTCGGTTTTACGTCCAACGACAAACTGGTGTTCCTTGGCGTGCAGGGTGTATTGCCCGCCGACGACTTCCGCGCCCATGCCACGACGGTGGGGCAGGACACGGTGCTGACGTTTGGCAATGACTCGGTGACGCTGGTCGGGGTGGCGCTCAACAGTCTGCACGCCGATGGCATTGTGATCGCCTGA
- a CDS encoding YgdI/YgdR family lipoprotein, with product MNIKTLGLPLVAVALLALAGCSTPTVVTLQNGTQYLTKDMPKTKNKDGFYEFEDISGAKVKVRSDEVATVRKED from the coding sequence ATGAACATCAAGACTCTGGGTCTTCCCCTGGTGGCAGTGGCCCTGCTGGCATTGGCCGGCTGCTCGACACCGACCGTGGTGACCTTGCAGAACGGCACTCAGTATTTGACCAAGGACATGCCGAAAACCAAAAACAAGGACGGCTTCTATGAGTTCGAGGATATTTCCGGGGCCAAGGTGAAGGTGCGCTCCGATGAAGTGGCCACGGTGCGCAAGGAAGACTGA
- a CDS encoding VRR-NUC domain-containing protein yields MTANPLDDPFYYLNNFRQVLDWLELRYADVMSESEHGFIRDFKSLPRASQGLLVRMVMRKGVHFRLGKLNYTEIGDISDAAQPLLSHGWLDDQARLTVTEVFDVLLKAELLQTFGSFIEQPKGRKDDWLPTLAEQFTESRSLSDWAPTLAERLLSLTIMDLCDRLRLMFFGNLYQDWSEFVLADLGIFTYEKVEFCADFRGLRSREDVDACLFLHHCQLRFEAGEPLQTIVEQVSALQFANPWLQRRRGKLLFQIGQYCERISEFALALSIYRECAYPGARQRVIRVLERSGEYALALELATFAEQAPESAAEQQSLQRMLPRLRRKLGGPPLKRQAPRPVERLDLQLPRTDPALSVECYVQAHLHEDAGPVHYVENSLINSLFGLLCWPAIFAPLPGAFFHPFQRGPVDLLNEDFQQRRAELFQACLDELDDGRYAATIRERFVTKWGVQSPFVFWGALNEELLEQALACLPAEHLKHWFNRLLLDIKANRAGMPDLIQFWPQHRTYRMIEVKGPGDRLQDNQLRWLEFCHEHQMPVAVCYVQWAEQSV; encoded by the coding sequence GTGACAGCCAACCCCCTCGACGATCCGTTCTATTACCTCAACAACTTCCGGCAAGTGCTTGATTGGCTTGAACTTCGCTATGCCGACGTGATGAGTGAATCCGAGCACGGATTTATCCGCGACTTCAAGTCACTGCCCCGTGCCTCGCAGGGTTTGCTGGTGCGGATGGTCATGCGCAAGGGTGTGCATTTTCGCCTCGGCAAACTCAACTACACAGAAATCGGTGACATCAGCGACGCCGCGCAACCATTGCTGAGTCACGGCTGGCTCGACGATCAGGCTCGGTTGACGGTGACGGAGGTGTTCGACGTGTTGCTCAAGGCCGAACTCCTGCAGACGTTCGGCAGTTTCATCGAGCAACCCAAGGGCCGCAAGGACGACTGGCTGCCGACGCTGGCCGAGCAGTTCACTGAATCGCGCAGTCTGTCCGACTGGGCGCCGACGCTCGCCGAACGTTTGCTCAGCCTGACCATCATGGACCTGTGCGACCGCCTGCGCCTGATGTTCTTCGGCAATCTTTATCAGGACTGGTCGGAATTCGTCCTTGCCGACCTCGGCATCTTCACCTACGAAAAAGTCGAGTTCTGCGCCGACTTCCGCGGCCTGCGCAGCCGTGAAGACGTCGATGCCTGCCTGTTCCTGCATCACTGCCAGCTGCGCTTCGAAGCCGGTGAGCCGCTGCAAACCATTGTTGAACAGGTCAGCGCGCTGCAGTTTGCCAACCCGTGGCTGCAACGCCGGCGCGGCAAGCTGCTCTTCCAGATCGGCCAGTACTGCGAGCGCATCAGCGAGTTTGCCCTGGCCCTGAGTATTTACCGCGAGTGCGCGTACCCCGGTGCCCGCCAGCGAGTGATCCGGGTGCTGGAGCGCAGCGGCGAATACGCACTGGCGCTGGAGCTCGCCACCTTCGCCGAACAGGCGCCGGAAAGCGCCGCCGAACAGCAGAGCCTGCAACGGATGCTGCCGCGACTGCGGCGCAAACTCGGCGGGCCACCGCTTAAACGACAAGCGCCACGACCGGTTGAACGCCTCGACCTGCAATTGCCGCGCACCGACCCGGCACTGTCGGTGGAGTGCTACGTTCAGGCGCACCTGCACGAAGACGCCGGCCCGGTGCATTACGTCGAAAACAGTCTGATCAACTCGCTGTTTGGCCTGTTGTGCTGGCCGGCGATCTTTGCGCCGCTGCCGGGGGCGTTCTTTCATCCGTTTCAACGCGGGCCGGTGGACCTGCTCAATGAAGACTTCCAGCAACGCCGCGCCGAACTGTTCCAGGCCTGTCTGGACGAGCTCGACGACGGCCGGTATGCCGCGACCATTCGCGAGCGCTTCGTGACCAAATGGGGCGTGCAGTCGCCGTTCGTGTTCTGGGGCGCTTTGAATGAAGAGCTGCTTGAGCAAGCGCTGGCCTGTCTGCCGGCCGAACACCTCAAGCACTGGTTCAATCGCCTGCTGCTCGACATCAAGGCCAACCGCGCCGGCATGCCGGACCTGATCCAGTTCTGGCCGCAGCACAGGACCTACCGGATGATTGAAGTCAAAGGTCCCGGTGACCGCTTGCAGGACAATCAACTGCGCTGGCTGGAGTTCTGCCACGAACACCAGATGCCGGTCGCCGTGTGTTACGTGCAATGGGCGGAGCAGAGCGTTTGA
- a CDS encoding ATP-dependent DNA helicase: MSYNIAVRALCEFTAKTGDLDLRFTPSPTALEGMLGHRTVASRRSDKYQSEVALEGEFLQLKVKGRADGYDPAQNCLEEVKTYRGDLSKQPANHRLLHWAQARIYGWLMCRKLALEQINLALVYFDIVSEKETCLVEAFSASDLQVFFEAQCRLFLDWAEQEMAHREARNRAAQALAFPHADFRPGQRHLAESVFKAVSTGRCLMAQAPTGIGKTLGTLFPMLKALAPQQLDKVFFLTAKTPGRKLALDASQVLFEQGESLPLRVLEMVARDKACEHPDKACHGESCPLAQGFYDRLPAAREAASRINLLDQAAMREVARQHTVCPYYLSQEMARWADVVVADYNYYFDFSALLFGLAQLNQWKVAVLADEAHNLVERGRSMYSASLDQAALASVRKSAPEALKKSLQRLNREWNALHQPQLAPYQAYDKAPEKLLQAVSLCSAAIGDYLNDHPQGLDSALQAFYFDMLQFGRVAELFDEHYLFDISKRDLERKRPLSQLYLRNVVPAAFIGPRLKAARSSVLFSATLSPRHYYADLLGTPADTVWIDVESPFSAEQLQVQIVSRISTRFNHRQASLEPIVELIARQFSERPGNYLAFFSSFDYLQQVLTLLAERHPQINLWQQSRGMAEGQRQAFLDQFTAESQGVGFAVLGGAFGEGIDLPGARLIGAFIATLGLAQLNPVNEQLKRRMAAIFGAGYDYTYLYPGVQKVVQAAGRVIRTRQDRGVVMLIDDRFAEPRIQQLLPRWWSLGTDENATIQAG; the protein is encoded by the coding sequence TTGAGCTACAACATTGCGGTGCGCGCGTTGTGTGAGTTCACTGCCAAGACCGGCGACCTTGACCTGCGTTTTACCCCGTCGCCGACAGCGCTCGAAGGCATGCTCGGGCACCGCACTGTGGCCTCGCGGCGTAGCGACAAATACCAGAGCGAAGTGGCGCTCGAAGGCGAGTTTCTGCAACTGAAGGTCAAGGGCAGGGCAGACGGCTATGACCCGGCGCAAAACTGCCTGGAAGAAGTCAAAACCTATCGCGGCGACCTGAGCAAGCAACCGGCCAACCATCGCCTGCTGCACTGGGCGCAGGCGAGAATCTACGGCTGGCTGATGTGTCGCAAGCTCGCGCTTGAGCAGATCAATCTGGCGCTGGTGTATTTCGACATCGTCAGCGAGAAGGAAACCTGCCTGGTCGAGGCTTTCAGCGCCTCAGACTTGCAGGTTTTTTTCGAGGCGCAGTGCCGGTTGTTCCTCGACTGGGCCGAGCAGGAAATGGCCCATCGCGAAGCGCGGAATCGGGCGGCGCAGGCGTTGGCCTTTCCCCACGCGGACTTTCGCCCCGGCCAGCGGCATTTGGCCGAATCGGTGTTCAAAGCGGTCAGCACCGGCCGCTGCCTGATGGCTCAGGCGCCCACCGGAATCGGCAAGACCCTCGGTACGCTGTTCCCGATGCTCAAGGCGCTGGCGCCGCAGCAACTGGACAAGGTGTTCTTCCTGACCGCCAAGACCCCGGGGCGCAAACTGGCACTGGATGCCAGTCAGGTGTTGTTCGAACAGGGTGAAAGCCTGCCCTTGCGAGTGCTGGAGATGGTCGCCCGGGACAAGGCCTGCGAACACCCGGACAAGGCCTGTCACGGCGAGTCCTGCCCGTTGGCCCAGGGCTTTTATGATCGCCTGCCCGCCGCCCGTGAAGCGGCGAGCCGGATCAATCTGCTCGATCAGGCGGCGATGCGCGAAGTGGCCCGCCAGCACACGGTGTGCCCGTATTACTTGAGCCAGGAAATGGCCCGCTGGGCCGACGTGGTGGTGGCGGACTACAACTACTACTTCGATTTCAGCGCGCTGCTGTTCGGCCTCGCCCAGCTCAATCAATGGAAAGTCGCGGTCCTGGCCGATGAGGCGCACAACCTGGTCGAACGCGGGCGGTCGATGTACAGCGCCAGTCTCGATCAGGCCGCGCTGGCCAGCGTGCGCAAGTCTGCCCCTGAAGCCTTGAAGAAATCCCTGCAACGGCTCAACCGTGAATGGAACGCGCTGCATCAGCCGCAACTGGCGCCGTACCAGGCTTACGACAAGGCTCCGGAGAAACTGCTGCAAGCGGTGTCCCTGTGCAGCGCTGCCATTGGCGATTACCTCAACGATCATCCGCAGGGACTCGACAGCGCCCTGCAGGCCTTCTATTTCGACATGTTGCAGTTCGGTCGGGTGGCGGAACTGTTCGACGAGCATTACCTGTTCGACATCAGCAAGCGCGACCTCGAGCGCAAACGGCCGCTGTCGCAGCTGTACCTGCGCAATGTGGTGCCGGCCGCGTTCATCGGTCCACGGCTGAAAGCGGCGCGCAGCAGCGTGCTGTTCTCGGCGACGCTGAGCCCACGGCACTATTACGCCGATTTGCTGGGTACACCTGCCGACACGGTATGGATCGACGTGGAATCACCTTTCAGCGCTGAACAATTACAGGTGCAGATCGTCAGCCGGATCTCCACGCGCTTCAACCACCGTCAGGCGTCGCTGGAACCGATTGTCGAACTGATCGCCCGCCAGTTCAGTGAGCGCCCGGGCAATTATCTGGCGTTCTTCAGCAGCTTCGATTACCTGCAACAGGTGCTGACGCTGCTCGCCGAACGCCATCCGCAGATCAATCTGTGGCAGCAGTCGCGGGGCATGGCGGAAGGGCAGCGACAGGCGTTTCTCGACCAATTCACCGCCGAGAGCCAGGGCGTCGGCTTCGCCGTGTTGGGTGGTGCATTCGGCGAGGGCATCGATTTGCCCGGGGCCCGTCTGATCGGAGCGTTCATTGCGACGTTGGGTCTGGCCCAGCTCAACCCGGTCAACGAGCAGTTGAAGCGGCGCATGGCGGCGATTTTCGGTGCCGGTTACGACTACACCTATTTGTATCCCGGCGTGCAGAAAGTGGTGCAGGCCGCCGGACGGGTAATCCGCACGCGACAGGATCGCGGCGTGGTGATGCTGATCGACGACCGCTTTGCCGAACCGCGTATTCAGCAACTGTTGCCACGCTGGTGGTCCCTCGGCACAGACGAAAACGCAACGATCCAGGCAGGATGA
- a CDS encoding zeta toxin family protein: MTVTTAYTYSPADVIQAFNKISATLFSGKTAETIPRMLITAGVQASGKTYLLEKSLLTSGQYANYVRLYKPEYREEHPQYAQMVKLGKLHAYEHSEDFVREVCGKLFEEAFRRKLDIIIECAFDSIEFAVLPSAATASGYQLEAHIVACGHAFAFLSNVKRGLKSLEKSELERFVRSSDLKTSMNNAHAVICQLEDAAKTVEGSQIYLYERGLGALKERVLRGHSTCTRNAQGALELTSTGQPYSYDTYESIASNTVNSLAERDEMIKECHLALQKTAQYAEQIPEFVYNALYSRIVKYVNR, translated from the coding sequence ATGACCGTCACCACCGCTTACACCTACAGCCCCGCCGACGTCATCCAGGCCTTCAACAAGATCAGCGCCACACTGTTCTCCGGCAAAACCGCCGAGACCATCCCGCGAATGCTGATTACCGCTGGCGTCCAGGCCTCAGGCAAAACCTATCTGCTGGAAAAGAGTCTGCTGACGTCGGGCCAATACGCCAACTATGTGCGCCTGTACAAACCGGAATATCGCGAAGAGCACCCTCAATACGCGCAAATGGTCAAGCTGGGCAAACTGCATGCCTATGAACACAGTGAGGACTTTGTGAGAGAGGTGTGCGGCAAACTTTTCGAGGAAGCTTTCCGGCGCAAACTCGACATCATCATCGAGTGTGCCTTCGACAGCATCGAATTTGCCGTGCTGCCGAGCGCTGCCACGGCAAGCGGTTATCAGCTGGAAGCTCACATTGTTGCGTGCGGGCATGCCTTTGCTTTTCTGTCGAATGTCAAGCGCGGGTTGAAAAGCCTGGAGAAGTCGGAACTGGAACGGTTTGTCAGGTCTTCGGATCTGAAAACCAGCATGAACAACGCCCATGCAGTGATCTGCCAACTCGAGGACGCGGCAAAAACCGTTGAGGGATCGCAGATCTACCTCTATGAGCGCGGACTGGGTGCGTTGAAGGAACGCGTGCTGCGCGGGCACAGCACCTGCACACGAAACGCGCAGGGTGCTCTGGAGCTGACTTCGACCGGACAACCGTACAGCTACGATACTTATGAAAGCATTGCGAGCAACACCGTCAACAGCCTTGCCGAGCGTGACGAGATGATCAAGGAGTGCCATCTGGCCCTGCAAAAAACCGCTCAATATGCCGAGCAGATTCCCGAATTTGTTTACAACGCCTTGTACTCTCGCATTGTCAAATACGTAAATCGTTGA
- a CDS encoding PAS domain S-box protein: MSENPSKTAAIEEMRFRLLIDAVVDYAIYMIDPDGIITSWNSGAKRFKGYEKEEILGEHFSRFYTAPDRAAGLPQRALDTAIREGRFEGEGWRVRKDGTHFWCHVVIDPIIDPDGTLLGFAKITRDLTDRKMAEETLKRSEQQFRLLVQGVTDYALYMLSPDGRVSNWNQGAQRIKGYRPEEIIGEHFSIFYTAEDREHGEPQRALETAAREGRFENKSWRVRKDGSRFFAHVVVDAIRGDTGTLLGFAKITRDVTEVHQSQQALEKTREALFQAQKMQAIGQLSGGIAHDFNNLLTVILGNLEILRKRVGDDPKINRLLENATQGALRGVSLTQRMLAFARRQELKTEPVDVAQLVQGITGLLRSSLGPGISIETSLPEGLEPVLADTNQLELAVLNLATNARDAMPDGGSVVISARPEVVLEQNHSSLAAGRYVCLSLVDTGEGMDEHTLASARDPFFTTKGLGKGTGLGLSMVHGFIEQLGGCFILKSQKGHGTVAELWLPVAAGGVTRSSVYPGTEPAAVPRLSVLVVDDDSLVLTSTTLLLEDLGHRVVSATSGANALMLFDQGEVIDLLITDMAMPQMSGAQLAHAVRLLKPDLPIILATGYAERLEGFAAQLPRLPKPFTQLNLVEIIAQSMK, encoded by the coding sequence ATGAGTGAGAACCCGAGCAAAACCGCCGCGATCGAGGAGATGCGTTTTCGTCTGCTGATCGATGCGGTGGTTGATTATGCGATTTACATGATCGACCCGGACGGCATCATCACCAGCTGGAACTCCGGCGCCAAACGCTTCAAGGGCTACGAAAAGGAAGAGATTCTCGGCGAGCACTTCTCTCGTTTCTACACCGCGCCGGATCGCGCTGCCGGCTTACCGCAACGCGCACTGGACACGGCGATCCGCGAAGGGCGATTCGAAGGCGAGGGCTGGCGGGTACGCAAGGACGGCACACACTTCTGGTGCCATGTGGTGATCGATCCGATCATCGATCCGGACGGGACGCTGCTGGGCTTTGCCAAGATCACCCGCGATCTGACCGACCGCAAGATGGCCGAAGAAACCCTCAAGCGAAGCGAGCAGCAGTTCCGTCTGCTGGTGCAGGGGGTGACCGACTACGCGCTGTACATGCTCAGCCCTGACGGTCGGGTGTCGAACTGGAATCAGGGCGCGCAGCGGATCAAGGGCTATCGGCCGGAAGAGATCATCGGCGAGCATTTTTCGATTTTCTACACCGCTGAGGACCGTGAGCACGGCGAGCCGCAACGGGCGCTGGAGACCGCAGCGCGGGAAGGGCGTTTCGAAAACAAGAGCTGGCGGGTGCGCAAGGATGGCAGCCGGTTTTTCGCGCATGTAGTGGTCGATGCCATCCGCGGCGATACCGGGACGCTGCTCGGCTTCGCCAAGATTACCCGCGACGTGACGGAGGTACATCAGTCGCAGCAGGCGCTGGAAAAAACTCGTGAAGCATTGTTCCAGGCACAGAAGATGCAGGCCATCGGCCAACTCAGTGGCGGCATCGCCCATGACTTCAACAACCTGCTGACCGTGATCCTCGGCAACCTCGAGATCCTGCGCAAGCGCGTCGGTGATGACCCGAAAATCAACCGTCTGCTGGAAAACGCCACCCAGGGTGCATTGCGCGGCGTGTCGCTGACCCAGCGCATGCTGGCCTTTGCCCGGCGTCAGGAACTCAAGACCGAGCCGGTCGACGTCGCACAACTGGTACAAGGCATCACCGGGCTGTTGCGCAGTTCGCTGGGCCCGGGGATCAGCATCGAAACGTCGCTGCCCGAAGGGCTGGAGCCGGTGCTGGCCGATACCAACCAACTGGAACTGGCGGTGCTCAATCTGGCGACCAATGCCCGGGATGCCATGCCCGATGGCGGCAGCGTGGTGATCAGTGCACGACCGGAAGTCGTCCTTGAACAAAACCATTCCAGCCTGGCCGCGGGGCGTTATGTCTGCCTGAGTCTGGTCGACACCGGTGAAGGCATGGACGAGCACACGCTGGCGTCGGCCCGGGACCCGTTTTTCACCACCAAGGGCCTGGGCAAGGGCACCGGGCTGGGGTTGTCGATGGTGCACGGATTCATCGAACAGCTCGGTGGCTGCTTCATTCTCAAGAGCCAGAAGGGGCACGGCACGGTGGCGGAACTCTGGCTGCCGGTCGCGGCGGGCGGCGTAACCAGGTCATCGGTGTATCCGGGCACTGAACCGGCGGCGGTGCCGCGACTCAGTGTGCTGGTGGTGGACGATGACTCGCTGGTGTTGACCAGCACCACGTTGCTGCTCGAAGACCTCGGGCATCGCGTGGTCAGTGCCACCTCTGGAGCCAATGCGCTGATGCTGTTCGATCAGGGAGAAGTCATCGACCTGCTGATCACTGACATGGCCATGCCGCAGATGAGTGGTGCGCAACTGGCCCATGCGGTGCGTCTGCTCAAACCGGACCTGCCGATCATTCTGGCCACCGGATACGCCGAACGCCTGGAAGGCTTTGCGGCTCAACTGCCGCGTCTGCCCAAGCCGTTCACCCAACTCAATCTTGTGGAAATCATTGCCCAGTCGATGAAATGA